DNA from Plasmodium cynomolgi strain B DNA, chromosome 12, whole genome shotgun sequence:
ATTCCGTGTTTAGATTGTTTACTGGTTCACCGCTTAACAACTGTTCTTCGTTCGTCTGATTGGTGCGGTGTTCGCTCGGAAGTTTACTGTGGGAACCATCTGGGATGCTGTTTGAAAGGTcccacaaaatggagttcCTCCTTTGGAATCCCTTTCCAagattaattttataattttctaaGAATGAATTTTCGTGGAGAGGGACTCCACTTTGTAAGTTGGAGCCACTTGGTTGACTACCATTCAAATCTGGATTAAAATGTATCATTTCGATGGAATTTTCTCTAATTATATCTTTGACGTCTTGCGTTATTTCACAGTTGTTTTGAAATTCtttcaatttaaaaatgaaaatgtttaCAATGTGAAATAATTCATAACAAGTATAGTAACTCTTGGGGTAGCTACTCAAATTTGTGTCTAAAAAATGGCTGGAGGGGACATACAAGGAGTCAATTATCGTGTATAAATTGTTATGCATATTTTCCACGTGAGCAGTTATGTACGGGATTGTTATGTtggtataataataattgaaCAGTAGCAGGATTTTGAAGAAGTGATCCTCTGCCGTTATCAAGTAGTACATTGTTGAAAAgaagtttttaaatatttctatgGAATCATCTATGGGGTGTAACTCCGCTTCTGAgttgttcttccccattATCTTACTACCATGACCGCAAAACAAATCGTTGTAATTTCTTTTGAGTAACTTTATTCtaaagtgcaaaaaattggTGAGACATATGTTGAAGTATTCCATATTTtcgataataattttatagcacaattttgtcaaaggggaaaaattctggacataattttttatcataatttttctcttttctttttcttccgaaATGGGGCACAACAATAAATCggtaactttttttgtccttctgtAATAATTGTTATTCTCTCTGATCACATAAAGGCACATTTTCTTGCACGCCTTATTCAATATCTTGCTGTAATGCTTCGAATaaaatttgcttattttgtcAGTTGAATTTTCGTTTAGCAactttattatattttccttggTGTACTCAAACTGTTTTAAGTGttcaaaaaatgcaatattTAGCGAAATATTTATGTCCGTTAAGTTGTTATAGCTTAGGGGACTTAAACTATATTGccttaaaattttgtcatacattttttctttcttcctgatagtacatttttgcttcttcagtTTGTTCATTTCCTCCATAATTTCGCTTGTCATTTTGCTactttccaaaattttttcttctgcacTTTTGTCTAACTcgttaactttttttaagtcattTTGAATATTCTCGAAATGTGTGAAGCATACATTTGCCTCCTTGAACATATTCTCGAAGCGATCTAATTCTTTCAACTCGTTATCTTCTTCATCGTATAGAATGCTGTACTTGTTGAATGTGCccccaaaatttttaaagttcCCTAGCTCGTCACTTAGCCCATTTGCGTTCCCCAACGAGTCGAGGTCTTCACATATCTGTACGTCGtccatttatttacttttatgGCTAATTAGATTGGCGATGTGAAACTACCAATTGGTTATTTCGCCGCATTGGGAAACGAGGAAAGGGTTTGACCTACTACTTTGCGTTGCTTGCTAAAATGGAGTGGTCTTTCTTCGATGCCGCTCATACACCCCAGGGTTAGTATACACCCGTGCGCACGCATGTGTACGGatgtacatgtatgtgcTTACCCACATTCGCGTGCATGATGGCCCCAACCGGCAAGAAATTCCCCTCCCCTGAGTGTACTTCTATACGTTCTAATAAGGGTCAACCGGTGAAGTTGGGCACGCGCGAAAATTATTTCCCCGGGTAAGTGCGGCACAAGTGAGCAAACCGCTCCAAAATGGCCATTCAAAAGAGCCATTCAAAGGAGCAAATCAAAAGAGCAAATCAAAAGAGCAAATCAAAAGAGCGAATCAAAAGAGCGAATCAAAAGAGCCATTTAAAAGGGCCATTCAAAATAGTGAATCAGATGAGAGGTTCGCAAACCAGATccgaaaaaatatttcccaaAAAGCTCTGCGTCCCATTTGTTAAACGCAAAAAATGCGCAACGAACTTGTgccttggaaaaaaaaaataaaaaggcaccTAAGGGCTAAGCAGTTTTGC
Protein-coding regions in this window:
- a CDS encoding hypothetical protein (putative), yielding MDDVQICEDLDSLGNANGLSDELGNFKNFGGTFNKYSILYDEEDNELKELDRFENMFKEANVCFTHFENIQNDLKKVNELDKSAEEKILESSKMTSEIMEEMNKLKKQKCTIRKKEKMYDKILRQYSLSPLSYNNLTDINISLNIAFFEHLKQFEYTKENIIKLLNENSTDKISKFYSKHYSKILNKACKKMCLYVIRENNNYYRRTKKVTDLLLCPISEEKEKRKIMIKNYVQNFSPLTKLCYKIIIENMEYFNICLTNFLHFRIKLLKRNYNDLFCGHGSKIMGKNNSEAELHPIDDSIEIFKNFFSTMYYLITAEDHFFKILLLFNYYYTNITIPYITAHVENMHNNLYTIIDSLYVPSSHFLDTNLSSYPKSYYTCYELFHIVNIFIFKLKEFQNNCEITQDVKDIIRENSIEMIHFNPDLNGSQPSGSNLQSGVPLHENSFLENYKINLGKGFQRRNSILWDLSNSIPDGSHSKLPSEHRTNQTNEEQLLSGEPVNNLNTEYSQKGADIDEIKNVEIVPNVVEEQGSLDQAERVGGKRHSANELAIPQPDDGARSSVEDAQTGRSRSELGEKNSGVEKYNCKLLNYTQKIQKKIENEFIAVWQKDVVTFYLSKITKVDEPNYFDNTLSVIKKIFSALNHVYSIYRRNSALFGSHSNEQNFQNVLDITINPLINNSLKNKNQNVERDYIFIINIFIFMQENVKMFEGSSKYCDLLGIIIHEKMEKVLELENKNLLASLKLDKIRKGEENNIKEIKLIFENFYKFAFSEKFNDFHVVNKIQSSHIKKDMQLAIFNNIHTEYVHLYEMYSKKVNMLYSPDQIKDVLLKN